DNA sequence from the Callithrix jacchus isolate 240 chromosome 13, calJac240_pri, whole genome shotgun sequence genome:
TATTTTAGGCTAGTGGGCTACATAGTTTCTGTCACAACTGCTCAAAACATGAAATATAGAAATGAATGgatttggctgtgttccaataaaactttattgagaaGAGTAGGCAGGATTTGGCCTCTGGGCCATGGTTTGCCTTCCCCTGGGTTATTAATCATGGGCCATGGAAAGAACAAGACCCCTGCAGGGTCACACACAGGCCAGCGAGTAGGAGGATGGTTTGTTCAGTGGGAGAGATTTCCTGTTGTAGCTTCTGCCCCTGGCCTCTCCAGTGCAGAGGCTGGCCAGGTCAGGGGGCGCTTGTAACTCGCCTCTTGTTCCCCGCAGCTGCCAGGAAGGATTGCATCACGATACACAGTGCCACCTTTGCCTGGTTACAGGAAAGCCCTCCCTGCCTCCACAGGTAAAGAATGACACCCATGGAAACCAACTTCATGTTTTTAGGGAGAACCTGCATGGGGCTCCTGCTGCTTTCTGCCTGAGGGGTATGGTGCAGCTTTCCAGCctgggatgggagggtgggttaGGTTGGGCTGGGGCTCTGCCAGGAAGGTTCCCAGGATGCTCCTGCACCTCCTGCAGGTGGGGACCTGCACCAGGGCATCTGAGTGTCCCCCATTAGGGGGAGACACCCCTCTGCTCCCAGGCTGGCCAAGACATTGCCTAGGTGGGGCTGGCTGAGGAGCACCATGGTTCAGCCTCATCAGCTTTGCTCACTTGTGTACCACCTTTATCAGTCCCAGATCATCATTACCTGTAGTCCCCAACTCTGGCTTAGTCTTTGTGGCCAAAAATCTCAGCCAGCCCTGAAACTCCGTAAGAAGGGAGAGAATATGTCCTGGGCAGTGTTTGTATTGGTTGTCATTCACTCACTTCATTGATGGAGTGCTTGCTATGGGCCATGCTTTGTTCTGGGTACTGGGGATCAGGTGAAAGAAACAGACAAGGGCCCTGCTCTCTTGGGGTGACGTGCTGCTAGAGGTGAGGCCAGGGCAGGGGGACAGAGCACGATGGCATGGCTAGTGAGGGAAGGCTTGGCATTCAAGCCGAGAtcataaggagagagagagccatgcagggtttttttttgggatatggagtcttgctctgttgcccaggctggggtgcaatggtacgatcttggctcaccgcaattccacctcctgggttcgagcgattctcctgcctcagcctcccgagtagctgggattacaggcatgcaccaccacacccagctaatttttgtgtttttagtagagatggggtttcactatgttggccatgctggcctccaactcctgacctcaagtgatcatccacctgcctcagctccgaaaggactgggattacaggcatgagccactgtgcttggcctgggAGAAGAGCCTTCTAGGCAGTGGGAACGGCATATGCAAAGGTCCTGGGTCAGGAGTGTCCCTGGACTTGGGTTTTCTAACCTCAGCATGGTTGATATTTTGGGCTGAAACTTCATTGTTGGGTTCTGTCCTGTGCATCGTGGGATGTTTAGCAGACCCCATCtgtacccaccagatgccagcagcacTCCTTGCCAGTTCTGACGTCCAAAAATATCTCTAGATCTTGCCAAATCACTCTTGGGGGATGCAGTcacccccagttgagaaccactgacttacTGTGTTCCGAAAACAGCAAGGAGGTCAGCGTGGccaagaaagagcagctgaggcaGAGTGGAAGGACCTGGGGCGTCGTTCATGGTCATTAGGACTTCAGCTTTGACCGAGTGAAATGGGAGTACTGACGGTTTAGCTGGGAAGTGTTAAGAGCTgacttgggttttttgtttgtttttttgagatggactctcgctctgttctaggctggagtgaagtggtgtgatcctcactttaacctccacctcctggttcaagcagttctcctgcctcagcctcccaagtagctgggactacaggcatgtgccaccatgcctatagtcccagctacttgggaggctgaggcaggagaactgcttgggaatcacccagctaatttttgtatttttagtagagatgaagtttctccatattggtcaggctggtctaggactcacaacctcaggtgatccgcccaccacggcctcccaaagtactgggattacaggcgtgagccactgctgaCTTGGGTTTTAACAAATCCCTCTGATCACAGGAGGATGGGCTGTGGGACATGGACAGGAGTGGGGCGGGACCAagagcaggggcagggaggggaggaaagagccTATTTATTGCAAGAGCCAAGGCCGGAGGACAGGCTGGTGAAACCCTCAGGCTACTGCCAACTCTGTGGGTGGACAtgcgtgcatgtgcatgtgtgtgtgtgtgcacacatccaTGTATGTGAGCATGGATTGCTTGGGTATGCACATGCACTTGTGTGCGGATGTGTGCCCACATTGTGTTGCTGTGCACGCTAGCATGCTTGTATGAGTGTGcaaatgtgcatgcatgtgtgcatgctttgtatgagtgtgcacatgcacagatATGCACAGGATGGTTGCTCAAATAGCCAGACAAGGACTGGGAAAAGAACAGCCCCACAGGTGCTCTTAGACTCCCAGAGCAGGAAAGCTCGGTTCCATCTGATGCTCACCCTTCCTCAAAGATACAGGCTGGGCCCTAACCAAGGTCATGTCTCCTTTCTTGCATTGAAAGAATAAACCTCACCGTGCCCCAGGGCTGTTTCCTGGTAGCAGTTGGTCCAGTGGTGAGAGGGAAGTCCTCCCTGCGGTCTGTCCTCTTTGGAGAGCTGTCAAAGGTGGAGGGGTTTGTGAGCAGGAAGGTGATGCCACCCCCTGCCTGTCTGTTAGGATatccccatcatcctgaaggcATCTTCCTCGATGCCTTTccacccctccccatcccacccaagttcactttcattcattctctccacCACCCACCACTGAGAGCCGAGCTCCCACTGCTCCTCAAAGCCTGTCATACGTCTGTCCCCATCATCCTTCTATGACCAAAGTaagttgtgttttaatttttggtgGAGGCCTGGTGGATGCCGAACACCTCTGTGGTGGAGAATGTGTGCCTCAGGCAGGAGCTGGACCAAGCCTGGATGGAGAGAGTCCTAGAGGCCTGTGCCCTATGGCCAGATGTGGACAGTGTCCCTGCAGGAGTCCACACTTCATCTGGGGAGCAGGTGAGAGTCTCGGGGTCTTTTGGGTCAGGGAGGCATTGCATTTGGGGGTCATTTGGGTCCCTGACTCATCGTAGGCAGTATGATGGAGAAATGCAGGAAGTGGTCAGGGAAGTGGGAGAGAAGAAGGGCTCAGCTCAGGGTCAAGCACATACTAGGTGCCCAATAAATAATCATTAATCAATAgaaatggacacagagagggaaggagTTGTGGTAGGGATTGGCAGTGAGGGGCTCTCTGACAACTGAGAGTGAGAAGACTAGACTGTCTTCCTCTGCCCTGCCTTCCTGGGTGACATTGATCGAATTGCctcccctctctgggtctcacCAAAGGGTCTGGACAGAGATGTCCAGGACACGGATACATGCACAGGAGCTATGGCTTGGGCAGGAGCTGGCAAACTGGCCCCAGGCCAAACCCAGCCCTCCacttgtgtggttttgttttgttttttgagatgggagtctcactctgttgcacaggctgaagcgcagtgatgcaatcttggcttactgcaacctcccctcccaccTTCAAGAAGTTCtcgcgcctcagcctcctgagtagctgctattaccacacctgactaacttttatatttttagtagagactgtatttcaccatgttggccaggctggtctcaaactcctgacctcgggtgatctctCCATTTCCCTCAGAGTCAAAGCCCAAGTCGTGACAGTCCCTGGCAAGGTCACTGTCACCTTGCCCTAGTATCCATCATCCCCATCTACCATCGTCATCTCCTggcttcactccagcctccagagtcTCTGTGATGTTCCCTGATCCCCCGCAGCAcactctgtccccagggcctttgcacctgctgttcccaGTGTTGGAAATCTCTCCCCAGGGCTCATCCCTCTCTTCTGTCACATTCacagagaagccttccctgattacttatccaccaccaccaccaccatcaccgcaACCCTGCTCATGCTAGTGCACCTTACACCCTTCTTACAcctgcttttcctttcccttttccctccccttccctttttctcctttccttcttttcttgagacagtcttactgtgttccccaggctggagtgcagttgtgcagtctcggctcactgcaacctccacctcccaagttcaagcagtcctcccacctcagcctcctgagtagctaggattataggcaggtgccaccacgcctggctttttttctttttttttgtacttttagtagaaatggggtttcaccatgttggccaggctggtctcaaactcctgaccttgtgacccacccgcttttgcctcccaaagtgctgggattacaggcatgagccaccacaccctgcagcGACATGCTTCTTATGCAAATCTAATGCCTGGTGATCTACTGCAGTCTCCCATTGCCCCCAGAGGGACTATCTGGTTTCAGCAAAACTAGCTGAGGCTCTCACTGATTCTACGTTATGGTGAGTTGTGTAagtatttcattatgttttaCAATGTAATAGTAATAGAAGCagctaggcacaatggcttatgcctaccatcccagcactttgggagggtgagacgggcagataacctgaggtcaggagttcgagaccagcctcgccaacatggtgaaaccccatctctactacaaatctaaaaattcaggcaggtgtgatggcaggcacctgtagtcccagctgctcgggaggctgaggcaggagaatcgcttgaacccagcaggcagaggttgcattgagccaagatcatgccattccactccagcctgggtcacaagcaCAAAAGTCCATCTCAATATATGATAAGAATAATAGAATtgaagtgcacaataaatgtaatgtgtttaAATCATCGTGAAACCACCCCCCTGCCCCCGGGCCCATGGAAAAGTTGTCTTCTACAAAACCAATacctggtgccagaaaggttgCGGACCACTGCTCTACAGGTCTCAAAATGATCACCTGTGCCCCTCAAATAGGTACAACTATTACATATGAATAACTAAAtcaattacaatttaaaatgttttaaaagtaggACTGAAAAGTTACCACTGGATCACAGAATAGAGAAAGGAAAGGTGTCTTCATTAGGTGGTATCTGGAGAAAGGGAACAGAAGTTGGACTCAAATGGATACAGAGTGTGAGTAGGAGACAGAGTAGCTTGGGAAGTGCAGGTAACTCCTCCAGGCAGCATGCTGGGAAGGGGAAAAGTGAGGCTGGTAAGGGTGCAGGGGATGCCGGCTTGGGAGTGCCTTTGAAGCCGAGCATGTCTCAGGGGAGAGACACGGGGAGCTACACCTCACCCTGATGGGCAGATGTGCCCCAACCTGCTCCTGCCTGGGCTCCCCAGTTTCACCCTGTAGATGCAGACTCAGGACACTGTTCCTTTTGTGGCCACAGGGCATGAATCTCTAGGGAGCCAGAAGCAGCAGCCGAGCTTCACCCGGGCTGTGTACAGAAAGGCAGCTGTGTACCTGCTGGATGACCCCCTGGTGGCTCTGGACGTTCACGTTGGCCAGCACGTCTTCAACCAGGTCATCAGGCCTGGCGTGCTACTCCAGGGAACAGTAAGTTTGGGAACATGTGTCAGAGGGCACAGGGCAAAGGCAGAGGATGCCCTTAGCATCCAGTCCTAACCCAGGTTTCTCTCACTGCCCCCTTTCACCTGAGTCCAATTTTcctctttgtatttttcagcttttgCTGTGCTGACGCTACATAACAACCCCTCAGATTCCATCAGCTTACAGCAGCATCTGTTTCTTGCTTATGCATCTGTGGTTTAACTACTACAGCTCTGCCTTGGATGATTGGCCTCGGTCAGACGGACTCCTTGTCTTCTTGAGGCAGGCTGAAGGAGTCCCCTCTGTTTCTCTATTTGGAAATGATATTTTCAAGAAAGATGGCAGGAGCACAAGAAGGGGAGCTCTCCCCACTCTGAGTCCAGGGACAATACTTCCACCCCAACCCCTTGCTGCAGGAGGCTGGCCAAGCACATGTgtgtaacttttctttctttccccttcccttcctcctttttcccttcccctccctccctctttctctttctccctgtctcctccctccctccctcccttctttttgatggagtcttgctccatcacctagaacggaatgcagtggtgcaatttcagctcactgcagcctccgcctcccagtttcaagtgattctcatgcctgtttcccaagtagctgtgactacaggtgtgtgcctccataCCTAGctcattttagtatttttcagtagagacagggcttagCCCTGTCGACCTGGCTGGTCTcgtgaactcctggcatcaagtgatccacctgccttggcctcccaaagtgctgggattacaggtgtgagccatggaaTGTGGCCATGTGTGTGTTAACTTTTAACCCTTCCCTGCCCAGACAGATTCTTGTGACCCATGCACTCCACATCCTGCCCCAGGCTGATTGGATCGTGGTGCTGGCAGATGGGGCcatattagagatgggtttctacCAGGAGCTTCTGCACAAGAAGAGGACCCTCATGAGTCTTCTGGATCAAGCCAGACAGCTAGGAGATAGAGGAGAAGGAGGTACCAGGTGGGCTTTGCTGATGCTCTGTGCCTGGCTCTTGCCACCCTTGGGAAAAAAGGCTCGAAGGGTCCTGCTGGCAAGAGTGGATTGCTCTGGTCACACCCTCCCTGCAGGCTTATGCCCAGAAGCAGACGGCTCTCCAATAGGTCCCCTCTCTCTAAGAAGAGCCAATAACACTGTCTGCGAGCCAGGGGCTGAGCTAAGTGCTTCTGTAAGAAAGACGCCGTTTCATTTGATTCTCGCCGTCCCCTCAGAGGCATGCGAAGTTACtgctgtcattttacagatgggccGAGAGAGTTAAAtcagttgcccaaggtcaccagaTTAGAACTTGAGTGTGTCCAACTCCAGAGTCCATGCTTGCAGTTGCTATGGAGACAGCACAAGCAGGTTTTGGTGCCTAGAAAGCTACAACATGCCAGCTAGAGTTTCTAATAATCCAAAGAACAAAACATGCGCTGGACACATGACAAGGTTCTGGAAGTAAAGTTGTCAAGCCAAGCTCACCCACAAAGACTGCAGAGTAGCAACTCATAGCACATCACATGTATCGGCTCACTGAATCCACTTAGTGCCCCGTGAGGCTGGGACTTGAatcatttccatttcacagataacaGGCCCCAAAGTGAAGGAACTAGTCCCAGGTTACGTGGCCTGTAAGTGGCAGCACTGGGATTTGCACCCAAACAGCTTGATTCCAGAGAATGTGTTTTTCAGTCACTAGGCTTTTTACTATCCCTGCATGACAAGCAAGGACTCACACCCAGGTCTCCCTCAGTCTCCAACTTTGTCTCTTCTGAGAACATCTGCTTAGCATTGGCCCACCCTGGCTGGTTGATTCACAGTGTCCCAGTCATGAAGCTTGAAGCTAGAGCTTTCCTGTTTTTATTGGTCAGCTTTTGCTGCGATGATGCTGGTTAACAAGTATGGCCCCACCAACTCCCAACAGCTTACACAGCAGTTATTTCTTGCTTACAGGTCTGTGGTTAAACTTCTACAGCTCTGCTTTCAGTAACTGGCACATCTGGGGGATGGTGGTGGGGAGGTGTCCTTCCTGGGAGAGATGGTACCTGAGGGTAAGTGGGAGTTAGCCAGAAAAGAGCATTCCAGACCCAAGGAACTGCTTGAGCAAGGCTGTTGGAGGAAACAGAGATACCTCCATACAGTGTTCACTGCTGTTTTTCCAACATAGGttcacagcaggtgctcaattaTATTCACTGAttgaaaaaatgaatgagttgAGTGAATGCTTGAATGATGTTCCTGGAAGAACTCAAGAGTGGGGTGTTGAGGTTGCTGGAGAGGTGGCAGGAGCCAGAACAGGGAAAATGGAGGTCAGAGCAGTTAAGGCCACATGGTCAATGGGTGTCCAAGTGAGTATCTGGACCGTGTTGTGTGACAGGACTCTCTTGACCTTGCAGAAACAGAGCCTGGGACCAGCACGAGGACCCTAGAGACTCCTCTACAGGCAGGAGGCCCAGCTTAGACCTGAGAGGTGAGTCCACCATGCTGCCACACTCAGAAAGGTACAGGCTGAAGCTGATGTAGCTGAGGGGACTACCTGCATCTCAGGCACTTAGGGGGGCAACCAACAACATTAGGGATGGAGCACCTGCTGAAGTTCCTCCATGATGCCCTGCTGAGGGATAATTCACCAAAATTGGTCCAGTTGGTCAAGGTGATTAGGTCCCCATAGGGCCATTTCGTGGGATGAACAAATGCCTTCCAGCATGATGGATGTTTTCAAGGCGGCCGAGCCAGCTTGCTAGAGTTGTCTCGATGCTGCAGTAGGGCAGGGCTGGTTCCAAATAAAGATCCTCCTCATAGTTGTTAACCACCTGTTAAAAAGCATCAGTCACagggcctggcacggtggttATGCACAGGGCTTGGGTCTATGCACACAGCACCACTTCTTGCTGGCCAGAATACATGGACAAGAGGCCAGGAGGAGGCCTGCGGTCCCCTCttctctcagctcactgtctGGAGCAGAGGGTCCTGCTGCCTGCTACTCTCCCCTCGTAATGAGAAGGGTCTTAGGAAGCAGAACCACAGGCCACTGCTACCAGGTAGTTCAAGCTTAAGTGCCTTCAATGCAGGAGTGCAAGGTGGCAATCGCCCGTGGGGATCACTGGGGCTGATCCCATCCGAGCTAGCCACCCTAAGGACACTTCTCAGTCACACACTGACCAATCCCACTGTCTTCACAGTGCACAAGAATTCGAAGTAAGATCAGATGGATAGGTAGTCATGTTCAAAGAAAACCTTTAGATACCTtaaggctggggatggtggctcacgcctgtaatcccagcactgtgggaggcagaggcaggtgaatcacctgagatcaggagtttgagaccagcctggccaacatggccaaacactgtctctactaaaaatacaaaaattattcaggcatggtgttgcacgcctatagtcccagccactcaggaggctgaggcatgagaattgcttgaacttgagaagtggaggttgcagtgagcagagattgtgccactgcactctggcctgggtgacaaagcaatactccatctcataaaataaTAACCACCTCTGTCAAATTTAATGTGTCTAAAGCTTTATTTTcgttgttttgtttctgagatggaatctctctctgccccttaagctggagtgcagtggcacgatattggctcactgcaacctctgccttctgggttcaagagattcttgtgccttagccttcAAAGTAGATGGAGCTACATACAGGTGTGTGCagccaggctcagctaatttttgtatttttagtagagacagggttttgccctgttgaccaggctggtctcgaactcctgacctcaggggatctgcctgctttggcctcccaaagggctgggattacaggcatgagtcacagcactTGGCTGACAGAGGTTGAGTAAAAAATAACCCGCACATCATGCAACCATTGAATCAGAATATGTTCAAAGAGGCTCTAGTATAGCCACATGGTCAAAGATGAATGGACAGAAAACAAGTGAGGTACATAAACAGCCAGATTGGTTGCAGCTCAGCATTTGCTTTGTTTGAATGTGGTTTAAACAGTTGGCTGCCTTTGATTGGCTGAAATTCAGTGATTGACACATGAGTAGGCTGCAGTCTGTGTAGGAGTCCAGTTTACAGTTCACTACATGGGAAAACCTTTAGGCCAAacctaaaatatgtaaggaggcagctttaggctaaactacATAGCAGGTAGGTAGACAagtatatacagatatacatgGATAGATATTGCTGCTGTTATTACAGCCCAGGAAACCAAGGGACAGAGGTTAAATCAGCTCACTTATCCACAGATAAGACATTCAAAAAGTTTTCAGCATCAGAATTGTGCATAATTTGTATTCTGTCAAGTTGGACTAACAAATCTGATGGTAAACAGTAGGGGCAAAACAATTGCACCAAAGCTTAAGCCAAAATGGAAATTCTGACAACAGGATGGGTGCAGcggcttatgcatgtaatcccagcattctgggaggctgaggggtggattgcttgagctgagtttgagaacaacctgggcaacatagcacaaccctgtctcaagaaagtaaaattttgacAACAGAGTTCCAGTGGTGGGCAAATTACGTTCATCCTGTGAAATGGCATCAGAAGAATGGGCTTGCTTGACTGGGGTAATAGATGGCATTTAGCTGGGTACCACACAGGGAGAAGGAACGAGTGAATGACTAGAGAGTATACCCTGAGCTCAGTGGCTATCAGTGGGCCTGAGGGTTGGGCACATGCACCCACCATTGGGAGAGACACTGACTTCATCTTTATTTCCTCTAAACAGGTCCATCAAGTCAGTCCTTGAGAAGGACCACACCACTTCATTAGCCCAGTGGTTCCTCTAGATGACCATGACAGGACAGCATGCAATATGGCAGGGTAAGCACCTGCTTGGCCCACCCACTGCTGCCACCCCCAGCAGCCCAAGTCCTCCCGCCAGATGAAGCAGTTGGCAGTGGTGATACTCACCTTTCTTGAGCACCATTCTAGACCTTCGTtttcttaatcctcacaaccacacTAAAAATAGATACAATAGCTCTATTTCAGACATACATAAAAAgtcttttacaatttatttttgagagagtggCTCATTAcccagcctggactgcagtgatgtaatcacagctcacttgcaGCCAAGTTAAAAGacttctctgtgtcctcatagCTAGCCTGGGACTCAAATCTAGGCCAGTCTAACTCTGAAGCTTGTAGTGTTTCTCCTGTTCTATACTGCTACGTACCTTCACCCACCTACTTATCCATCCCATCATCCACCTAGAtgttcatccacccacccactcatttaCCCATTCATCCCGTCCATTCTCCCACCTACTCCTTTATCCAACAATACATAGC
Encoded proteins:
- the LOC118146714 gene encoding ATP-binding cassette sub-family C member 6-like isoform X2, encoding MTWGFGFPRPGCPLTIWSPSSAWKQLSLLQWTQSLWTLCQEGLHHDTQCHLCLVTGKPSLPPQAWWMPNTSVVENVCLRQELDQAWMERVLEACALWPDVDSVPAGVHTSSGEQGMNL
- the LOC118146714 gene encoding ATP-binding cassette sub-family C member 6-like isoform X1; protein product: MTPWWLWTFTLASTSSTRSSGLACYSREQQILVTHALHILPQADWIVVLADGAILEMGFYQELLHKKRTLMSLLDQARQLGDRGEGGTRNRAWDQHEDPRDSSTGRRPSLDLRGPSSQSLRRTTPLH